The following are encoded together in the Brassica napus cultivar Da-Ae chromosome A9, Da-Ae, whole genome shotgun sequence genome:
- the LOC125577910 gene encoding uncharacterized protein LOC125577910 isoform X9 has protein sequence MQELHEAAIAYYNNGSTDQQTLAWQFFCSMDGDGNGRVSFREYTDFLCRTTGFAWVHSEMFQELDRNRDGQLDFWEVLTLYYVARTRTIGCRTCLQPLIGLYFTCVTCFESQCVGDTFDLCVNCYMRRNYNHPHRVFLDSFVLLRSKRSHPPMEPPGDQNMPEQHPGMNLLR, from the exons ATGCAAGAGCTTCATGAAGCGGCAATTGCTTATTACAACAACGGCTCCACGGATCAACAGACTTTGGCATGGCAGTTTTTCTGTTCAATGGACGGTGACGGTAATGGCCGTGTCAGCTTTCGAGAGTATACCGACTTCTTGTGTAGAACCACCGGTTTCGCTTGGGTCCATAGCGAGATGTTTCAGGAGCTCGACCGGAATAGAGACGGCCAGCTTGACTTCTGGGAGGTCTTGACGCTTTACTATGTGGCTCGGACGCGGACCATTGGCTGCCGCACGTGCCTCCAGCCTCTCATTGGTTTGTACTTTACGTGTGTAACGTGCTTTGAATCGCAATGTGTTGGCGACACGTTTGATCTCTGCGTCAACTGTTATATGCGGCGGAATTATAATCATCCGCATCGTGTCTTCCTGGatagttttgttttattacGATCTAAGCGTAGCCACCCTCCTATG GAGCCGCCTGGCGACCAAAACATGCCCGAACAACATCCTGGGATG AATCTCCTCAGATGA
- the LOC125577910 gene encoding uncharacterized protein LOC125577910 isoform X8 gives MQELHEAAIAYYNNGSTDQQTLAWQFFCSMDGDGNGRVSFREYTDFLCRTTGFAWVHSEMFQELDRNRDGQLDFWEVLTLYYVARTRTIGCRTCLQPLIGLYFTCVTCFESQCVGDTFDLCVNCYMRRNYNHPHRVFLDSFVLLRSKRSHPPMLQEPPGDQNMPEQHPGMNLLR, from the exons ATGCAAGAGCTTCATGAAGCGGCAATTGCTTATTACAACAACGGCTCCACGGATCAACAGACTTTGGCATGGCAGTTTTTCTGTTCAATGGACGGTGACGGTAATGGCCGTGTCAGCTTTCGAGAGTATACCGACTTCTTGTGTAGAACCACCGGTTTCGCTTGGGTCCATAGCGAGATGTTTCAGGAGCTCGACCGGAATAGAGACGGCCAGCTTGACTTCTGGGAGGTCTTGACGCTTTACTATGTGGCTCGGACGCGGACCATTGGCTGCCGCACGTGCCTCCAGCCTCTCATTGGTTTGTACTTTACGTGTGTAACGTGCTTTGAATCGCAATGTGTTGGCGACACGTTTGATCTCTGCGTCAACTGTTATATGCGGCGGAATTATAATCATCCGCATCGTGTCTTCCTGGatagttttgttttattacGATCTAAGCGTAGCCACCCTCCTATG TTGCAGGAGCCGCCTGGCGACCAAAACATGCCCGAACAACATCCTGGGATG AATCTCCTCAGATGA
- the LOC125577910 gene encoding uncharacterized protein LOC125577910 isoform X7, protein MQELHEAAIAYYNNGSTDQQTLAWQFFCSMDGDGNGRVSFREYTDFLCRTTGFAWVHSEMFQELDRNRDGQLDFWEVLTLYYVARTRTIGCRTCLQPLIGLYFTCVTCFESQCVGDTFDLCVNCYMRRNYNHPHRVFLDSFVLLRSKRSHPPMMGWSTALSAMDAAFAVGSFAGFCTIM, encoded by the exons ATGCAAGAGCTTCATGAAGCGGCAATTGCTTATTACAACAACGGCTCCACGGATCAACAGACTTTGGCATGGCAGTTTTTCTGTTCAATGGACGGTGACGGTAATGGCCGTGTCAGCTTTCGAGAGTATACCGACTTCTTGTGTAGAACCACCGGTTTCGCTTGGGTCCATAGCGAGATGTTTCAGGAGCTCGACCGGAATAGAGACGGCCAGCTTGACTTCTGGGAGGTCTTGACGCTTTACTATGTGGCTCGGACGCGGACCATTGGCTGCCGCACGTGCCTCCAGCCTCTCATTGGTTTGTACTTTACGTGTGTAACGTGCTTTGAATCGCAATGTGTTGGCGACACGTTTGATCTCTGCGTCAACTGTTATATGCGGCGGAATTATAATCATCCGCATCGTGTCTTCCTGGatagttttgttttattacGATCTAAGCGTAGCCACCCTCCTATG ATGGGATGGTCCACCGCGTTGTCAGCAATGGACGCTGCATTTGCTGTGGGATCTTTTGCTGGCTTTTGCACTATTATGTAA
- the LOC125577910 gene encoding uncharacterized protein LOC125577910 isoform X4 produces MQELHEAAIAYYNNGSTDQQTLAWQFFCSMDGDGNGRVSFREYTDFLCRTTGFAWVHSEMFQELDRNRDGQLDFWEVLTLYYVARTRTIGCRTCLQPLIGLYFTCVTCFESQCVGDTFDLCVNCYMRRNYNHPHRVFLDSFVLLRSKRSHPPMEPPGDQNMPEQHPGMMGWSTALSAMDAAFAVGSFAGFCTIM; encoded by the exons ATGCAAGAGCTTCATGAAGCGGCAATTGCTTATTACAACAACGGCTCCACGGATCAACAGACTTTGGCATGGCAGTTTTTCTGTTCAATGGACGGTGACGGTAATGGCCGTGTCAGCTTTCGAGAGTATACCGACTTCTTGTGTAGAACCACCGGTTTCGCTTGGGTCCATAGCGAGATGTTTCAGGAGCTCGACCGGAATAGAGACGGCCAGCTTGACTTCTGGGAGGTCTTGACGCTTTACTATGTGGCTCGGACGCGGACCATTGGCTGCCGCACGTGCCTCCAGCCTCTCATTGGTTTGTACTTTACGTGTGTAACGTGCTTTGAATCGCAATGTGTTGGCGACACGTTTGATCTCTGCGTCAACTGTTATATGCGGCGGAATTATAATCATCCGCATCGTGTCTTCCTGGatagttttgttttattacGATCTAAGCGTAGCCACCCTCCTATG GAGCCGCCTGGCGACCAAAACATGCCCGAACAACATCCTGGGATG ATGGGATGGTCCACCGCGTTGTCAGCAATGGACGCTGCATTTGCTGTGGGATCTTTTGCTGGCTTTTGCACTATTATGTAA
- the LOC125577909 gene encoding kelch repeat-containing protein At3g27220-like, with amino-acid sequence MARQAGKQNCGRLVLVSCLALLAVGLVADFLWASSHRFSPAGTYLPSSFTTIIGQLPPESNEKDTKQKEEDKAEERKLSATFQDLDAPQLQWEKMAAAPVPRLDGAAIQIMNLLYVFSGYGNINLVRSHVDVYNFVDNKWGGRFDMPKEMAHSHLGMVTDGRFMGNRPIPTSTRVNGPDQYINMLPVRKHTSTSTKFNLHT; translated from the exons ATGGCGAGACAAGCGGGGAAACAGAACTGTGGGAGGCTTGTGTTAGTGTCATGCCTCGCGCTTTTAGCAGTGGGACTTGTTGCCGACTTCCTTTGGGCTTCTTCTCATCGCTTCTCCCCTGCCGGTACTTATCTACCTTCCTCATTTACCACCATCATCGGACAACTCCCTCCTGAATCCAAT GAGAAAGATACTAAGCAGAAGGAGGAGGATAAAGCTGAGGAAAGGAAGCTTTCTGCAACGTTTCAAGATTTGGATGCTCCTCAACTACAATGGGAGAAGATGGCAGCTGCACCCGTCCCTCGTCTTGATGGAGCTGCTATTCAGATTATGAATCTTCTCTATGTCTTTTCTGGTTACGGCAACATTAATCTT GTGCGTTCTCATGTTGATGTATACAATTTTGTGGATAATAAATGGGGAGGGAGATTTGATATGCCTAAAGAGATGGCACATTCTCATTTAGGGATGGTAACTGATGGGCGGTTCATGGGAAATCGGCCAATTCCTACATCAACAAGGGTCAACggtcccgatcagtacataaacatgttacctgtgcgaaaacatacatcaactagTACAAAATTTAATTTGCATACATGA
- the LOC125577910 gene encoding uncharacterized protein LOC125577910 isoform X3: MQELHEAAIAYYNNGSTDQQTLAWQFFCSMDGDGNGRVSFREYTDFLCRTTGFAWVHSEMFQELDRNRDGQLDFWEVLTLYYVARTRTIGCRTCLQPLIGLYFTCVTCFESQCVGDTFDLCVNCYMRRNYNHPHRVFLDSFVLLRSKRSHPPMEPPGDQNMPEQHPGMFQMGWSTALSAMDAAFAVGSFAGFCTIM, from the exons ATGCAAGAGCTTCATGAAGCGGCAATTGCTTATTACAACAACGGCTCCACGGATCAACAGACTTTGGCATGGCAGTTTTTCTGTTCAATGGACGGTGACGGTAATGGCCGTGTCAGCTTTCGAGAGTATACCGACTTCTTGTGTAGAACCACCGGTTTCGCTTGGGTCCATAGCGAGATGTTTCAGGAGCTCGACCGGAATAGAGACGGCCAGCTTGACTTCTGGGAGGTCTTGACGCTTTACTATGTGGCTCGGACGCGGACCATTGGCTGCCGCACGTGCCTCCAGCCTCTCATTGGTTTGTACTTTACGTGTGTAACGTGCTTTGAATCGCAATGTGTTGGCGACACGTTTGATCTCTGCGTCAACTGTTATATGCGGCGGAATTATAATCATCCGCATCGTGTCTTCCTGGatagttttgttttattacGATCTAAGCGTAGCCACCCTCCTATG GAGCCGCCTGGCGACCAAAACATGCCCGAACAACATCCTGGGATG TTTCAGATGGGATGGTCCACCGCGTTGTCAGCAATGGACGCTGCATTTGCTGTGGGATCTTTTGCTGGCTTTTGCACTATTATGTAA
- the LOC125577910 gene encoding uncharacterized protein LOC125577910 isoform X1 → MQELHEAAIAYYNNGSTDQQTLAWQFFCSMDGDGNGRVSFREYTDFLCRTTGFAWVHSEMFQELDRNRDGQLDFWEVLTLYYVARTRTIGCRTCLQPLIGLYFTCVTCFESQCVGDTFDLCVNCYMRRNYNHPHRVFLDSFVLLRSKRSHPPMLQEPPGDQNMPEQHPGMFQMGWSTALSAMDAAFAVGSFAGFCTIM, encoded by the exons ATGCAAGAGCTTCATGAAGCGGCAATTGCTTATTACAACAACGGCTCCACGGATCAACAGACTTTGGCATGGCAGTTTTTCTGTTCAATGGACGGTGACGGTAATGGCCGTGTCAGCTTTCGAGAGTATACCGACTTCTTGTGTAGAACCACCGGTTTCGCTTGGGTCCATAGCGAGATGTTTCAGGAGCTCGACCGGAATAGAGACGGCCAGCTTGACTTCTGGGAGGTCTTGACGCTTTACTATGTGGCTCGGACGCGGACCATTGGCTGCCGCACGTGCCTCCAGCCTCTCATTGGTTTGTACTTTACGTGTGTAACGTGCTTTGAATCGCAATGTGTTGGCGACACGTTTGATCTCTGCGTCAACTGTTATATGCGGCGGAATTATAATCATCCGCATCGTGTCTTCCTGGatagttttgttttattacGATCTAAGCGTAGCCACCCTCCTATG TTGCAGGAGCCGCCTGGCGACCAAAACATGCCCGAACAACATCCTGGGATG TTTCAGATGGGATGGTCCACCGCGTTGTCAGCAATGGACGCTGCATTTGCTGTGGGATCTTTTGCTGGCTTTTGCACTATTATGTAA
- the LOC125577910 gene encoding uncharacterized protein LOC125577910 isoform X2: MQELHEAAIAYYNNGSTDQQTLAWQFFCSMDGDGNGRVSFREYTDFLCRTTGFAWVHSEMFQELDRNRDGQLDFWEVLTLYYVARTRTIGCRTCLQPLIGLYFTCVTCFESQCVGDTFDLCVNCYMRRNYNHPHRVFLDSFVLLRSKRSHPPMLQEPPGDQNMPEQHPGMMGWSTALSAMDAAFAVGSFAGFCTIM; encoded by the exons ATGCAAGAGCTTCATGAAGCGGCAATTGCTTATTACAACAACGGCTCCACGGATCAACAGACTTTGGCATGGCAGTTTTTCTGTTCAATGGACGGTGACGGTAATGGCCGTGTCAGCTTTCGAGAGTATACCGACTTCTTGTGTAGAACCACCGGTTTCGCTTGGGTCCATAGCGAGATGTTTCAGGAGCTCGACCGGAATAGAGACGGCCAGCTTGACTTCTGGGAGGTCTTGACGCTTTACTATGTGGCTCGGACGCGGACCATTGGCTGCCGCACGTGCCTCCAGCCTCTCATTGGTTTGTACTTTACGTGTGTAACGTGCTTTGAATCGCAATGTGTTGGCGACACGTTTGATCTCTGCGTCAACTGTTATATGCGGCGGAATTATAATCATCCGCATCGTGTCTTCCTGGatagttttgttttattacGATCTAAGCGTAGCCACCCTCCTATG TTGCAGGAGCCGCCTGGCGACCAAAACATGCCCGAACAACATCCTGGGATG ATGGGATGGTCCACCGCGTTGTCAGCAATGGACGCTGCATTTGCTGTGGGATCTTTTGCTGGCTTTTGCACTATTATGTAA
- the LOC125577910 gene encoding uncharacterized protein LOC125577910 isoform X5 — MQELHEAAIAYYNNGSTDQQTLAWQFFCSMDGDGNGRVSFREYTDFLCRTTGFAWVHSEMFQELDRNRDGQLDFWEVLTLYYVARTRTIGCRTCLQPLIGLYFTCVTCFESQCVGDTFDLCVNCYMRRNYNHPHRVFLDSFVLLRSKRSHPPMFQMGWSTALSAMDAAFAVGSFAGFCTIM; from the exons ATGCAAGAGCTTCATGAAGCGGCAATTGCTTATTACAACAACGGCTCCACGGATCAACAGACTTTGGCATGGCAGTTTTTCTGTTCAATGGACGGTGACGGTAATGGCCGTGTCAGCTTTCGAGAGTATACCGACTTCTTGTGTAGAACCACCGGTTTCGCTTGGGTCCATAGCGAGATGTTTCAGGAGCTCGACCGGAATAGAGACGGCCAGCTTGACTTCTGGGAGGTCTTGACGCTTTACTATGTGGCTCGGACGCGGACCATTGGCTGCCGCACGTGCCTCCAGCCTCTCATTGGTTTGTACTTTACGTGTGTAACGTGCTTTGAATCGCAATGTGTTGGCGACACGTTTGATCTCTGCGTCAACTGTTATATGCGGCGGAATTATAATCATCCGCATCGTGTCTTCCTGGatagttttgttttattacGATCTAAGCGTAGCCACCCTCCTATG TTTCAGATGGGATGGTCCACCGCGTTGTCAGCAATGGACGCTGCATTTGCTGTGGGATCTTTTGCTGGCTTTTGCACTATTATGTAA
- the LOC125577910 gene encoding uncharacterized protein LOC125577910 isoform X6 has translation MQELHEAAIAYYNNGSTDQQTLAWQFFCSMDGDGNGRVSFREYTDFLCRTTGFAWVHSEMFQELDRNRDGQLDFWEVLTLYYVARTRTIGCRTCLQPLIGLYFTCVTCFESQCVGDTFDLCVNCYMRRNYNHPHRVFLDSFVLLRSKRSHPPMLQEPPGDQNMPEQHPGMDDTSCEMIPQ, from the exons ATGCAAGAGCTTCATGAAGCGGCAATTGCTTATTACAACAACGGCTCCACGGATCAACAGACTTTGGCATGGCAGTTTTTCTGTTCAATGGACGGTGACGGTAATGGCCGTGTCAGCTTTCGAGAGTATACCGACTTCTTGTGTAGAACCACCGGTTTCGCTTGGGTCCATAGCGAGATGTTTCAGGAGCTCGACCGGAATAGAGACGGCCAGCTTGACTTCTGGGAGGTCTTGACGCTTTACTATGTGGCTCGGACGCGGACCATTGGCTGCCGCACGTGCCTCCAGCCTCTCATTGGTTTGTACTTTACGTGTGTAACGTGCTTTGAATCGCAATGTGTTGGCGACACGTTTGATCTCTGCGTCAACTGTTATATGCGGCGGAATTATAATCATCCGCATCGTGTCTTCCTGGatagttttgttttattacGATCTAAGCGTAGCCACCCTCCTATG TTGCAGGAGCCGCCTGGCGACCAAAACATGCCCGAACAACATCCTGGGATG GATGACACCTCATGTGAGATGATTCCACAATAG